One part of the Mariniflexile litorale genome encodes these proteins:
- a CDS encoding molybdopterin molybdotransferase MoeA: MISVSEAIQLVEKQSLPLLKSTYKPVEKSGGYKLFADVDSPINMPPFRQSAMDGYALNLHNNLNYNLIGEVKAGDGHQLILKPGQAVRIFTGAPVPDTANAVMMQEKVVVDGNVITIQNQIEINVNIRPLGEQVKKGELALLKNTKLTPAAIGYLSSLGISKVKVFKKPSIALITTGNELVEAGADLDYGKIYESNSNMLLSALYSLKFYDVTIHKVEDDYEKTQSKLNSVINENDLVIITGGISVGDYDFVGKALSALNVTEHFYKVKQKPGKPLFYGTKNNTSIFALPGNPAAALTCFYVYVYIALQKMMNNDVVALPRIKAISVSNFKKNGDRPQFLKAIYNNNQVEILEGQSSAMQQTFAISNALVFMPEDDSAIETGDSVEVILLPI; the protein is encoded by the coding sequence ATGATTTCTGTTAGTGAAGCCATTCAACTTGTTGAAAAACAAAGTCTACCACTTTTAAAAAGCACATATAAACCTGTTGAAAAATCTGGAGGTTATAAGCTTTTTGCTGATGTGGACTCTCCCATTAATATGCCGCCTTTCAGGCAATCGGCTATGGATGGTTATGCTTTGAACTTACACAATAACCTAAATTATAACCTTATAGGAGAAGTGAAAGCGGGTGATGGGCATCAACTTATTTTAAAACCCGGTCAAGCGGTACGTATTTTTACAGGGGCTCCTGTTCCTGATACCGCCAATGCGGTTATGATGCAGGAAAAAGTGGTTGTTGATGGAAATGTTATTACAATTCAAAATCAAATAGAAATTAATGTAAACATTCGACCTTTAGGTGAACAGGTTAAAAAAGGAGAACTCGCTTTATTAAAAAACACTAAGTTAACTCCAGCGGCTATTGGTTATTTAAGTTCGCTAGGAATTTCAAAAGTTAAGGTGTTTAAAAAACCATCCATCGCATTAATTACTACGGGTAATGAATTGGTGGAAGCAGGTGCCGATTTAGACTACGGAAAAATATACGAGAGTAATTCTAATATGCTTTTAAGTGCGCTTTACAGTTTGAAATTTTATGATGTTACCATCCATAAAGTGGAAGATGATTATGAAAAAACTCAGTCAAAGTTAAATAGTGTTATTAATGAAAATGATTTGGTAATTATTACAGGAGGTATTTCGGTAGGTGATTACGACTTTGTTGGCAAAGCATTAAGTGCTTTAAATGTTACCGAGCATTTTTATAAAGTAAAGCAAAAACCTGGAAAACCCTTATTCTACGGAACAAAAAATAATACATCCATATTTGCATTACCAGGTAATCCTGCTGCTGCTTTAACTTGTTTTTATGTGTATGTATATATCGCATTGCAAAAAATGATGAATAATGATGTTGTAGCGTTACCACGCATAAAAGCAATCTCTGTTTCTAATTTTAAAAAAAATGGAGATCGCCCACAATTTTTGAAGGCTATTTATAATAATAATCAAGTTGAAATTTTAGAAGGTCAAAGTTCTGCCATGCAGCAAACGTT
- a CDS encoding Crp/Fnr family transcriptional regulator has product MQTRTIHTPTNIIRKRVIDNTSCFSCENSSCLIKKNLLAFDGSKLITEKNNLRCKKGQQFIMEGAPVNGLFFVLKGKVKVFRTGINGREQIVRFAKEGEIIGHRGFGTEEHYSIGAIALEDTRLCYFSKQNLQEALLSNPRFAYDFMLFYANELNRSESKVKTISQMTVRERVVDTLLYILRKFGNVKGFLNLPLSRKEYADYAGTTEEQVIRVFSTLKREKLITANGRRIAIVDVQALKNEISEHHFYLDS; this is encoded by the coding sequence TTGCAAACTAGAACAATTCACACTCCTACCAACATCATAAGAAAACGCGTTATAGATAATACTTCCTGTTTTTCTTGTGAAAATAGCAGTTGCCTAATCAAGAAAAATCTATTAGCGTTTGACGGTTCTAAACTAATTACCGAAAAAAACAATCTTAGATGTAAAAAAGGGCAACAATTCATCATGGAAGGCGCACCTGTAAACGGGTTGTTTTTTGTTTTAAAAGGAAAAGTAAAGGTTTTTAGAACAGGTATAAATGGCAGGGAACAAATTGTTAGGTTTGCTAAAGAAGGTGAAATTATCGGGCATCGTGGTTTTGGTACCGAAGAACACTACTCCATTGGCGCCATTGCTTTGGAAGATACCCGATTGTGCTATTTTTCTAAACAAAATTTACAAGAGGCCTTATTGAGCAATCCGAGATTTGCTTACGATTTTATGCTCTTTTATGCCAACGAACTTAACAGAAGTGAATCAAAAGTAAAAACCATTTCCCAAATGACCGTTCGAGAACGGGTTGTTGACACCTTATTATATATACTCAGAAAATTTGGCAATGTAAAAGGTTTTTTGAACCTACCATTAAGCCGAAAAGAATACGCCGATTATGCCGGTACTACCGAAGAACAGGTAATACGTGTTTTTTCAACTTTAAAAAGAGAAAAACTGATTACAGCCAATGGTAGAAGGATTGCCATTGTAGATGTTCAAGCTCTTAAAAACGAAATTAGCGAGCACCATTTTTACCTAGACAGCTAA
- a CDS encoding CmpA/NrtA family ABC transporter substrate-binding protein has product MKSLLTKSTCILSLGLLLSACGGKTKKASTEDLTIEASKTKTLDIEKPQLTFGFIKLTDMAPLAIAKEKGFFEDEGLFVSVEAQSNWKNVLDRVIDGQLDGSHMLAGQPIAASAGFGRQAELVTAYSMDLNGNGITVSNDVWAKMKPNVPKDADGKPVHPIKADALKPVITEYKNKGNAFKMGMVFPVSTHNYEIRYWLAAAGINPGMYTADNVQGQIGADVLLSVTPPPQMPATLEAGTIYGYCVGEPWNQQAVFKGIGVPVVTNYDIWKNNPEKVFVMTKKFVEENPNTTIAVTKALIRAGKWLDEPSNRAEAVKILSMPQYVGADEVVLANSMTGTFEFEKGDKREMPDFNVFYKYNATYPFYSDGIWFLTQMRRWGQIPAPKPEGWYAETIKKIYRPDIWKKAADLLVAEGHIPASDVPNTDGYKPATTDFIDGTKYDAKDPIGYINSFSIGNKDKK; this is encoded by the coding sequence ATGAAATCACTATTAACAAAATCAACATGTATCTTATCACTAGGGCTATTACTAAGTGCCTGTGGTGGAAAAACAAAAAAGGCATCAACTGAAGACCTTACAATCGAAGCTTCAAAAACAAAAACATTAGATATTGAAAAGCCACAATTAACTTTTGGGTTTATCAAATTAACCGATATGGCACCTCTAGCCATTGCCAAAGAAAAAGGCTTTTTTGAAGACGAAGGTTTATTCGTTTCTGTAGAAGCACAATCGAACTGGAAAAATGTTTTAGACCGTGTTATTGATGGCCAATTAGATGGTTCACATATGCTTGCAGGACAACCAATAGCCGCAAGTGCTGGTTTTGGTAGACAAGCGGAATTAGTAACCGCTTATTCTATGGATTTGAATGGAAATGGTATTACCGTTTCTAACGATGTTTGGGCTAAAATGAAACCAAATGTACCAAAAGATGCCGATGGCAAACCCGTTCACCCCATAAAAGCAGATGCTTTAAAACCTGTAATTACAGAATACAAAAACAAAGGTAACGCCTTTAAAATGGGTATGGTATTCCCTGTATCTACACACAATTATGAAATTAGATATTGGTTAGCAGCAGCAGGAATAAACCCAGGGATGTACACAGCCGATAATGTACAAGGACAAATTGGTGCCGATGTATTGCTATCTGTAACACCGCCACCACAAATGCCAGCAACTCTTGAAGCAGGCACTATTTATGGATACTGCGTGGGCGAACCATGGAACCAACAAGCGGTTTTTAAAGGGATAGGTGTGCCAGTCGTAACAAACTATGATATATGGAAAAACAACCCAGAAAAAGTGTTTGTTATGACTAAAAAGTTTGTTGAAGAAAACCCAAACACAACCATTGCCGTTACCAAAGCCTTGATTCGTGCGGGTAAATGGTTGGACGAACCAAGCAACAGAGCCGAAGCTGTTAAAATATTATCAATGCCTCAATATGTAGGTGCCGATGAAGTGGTATTAGCAAATTCCATGACAGGTACTTTTGAATTCGAAAAAGGTGACAAACGTGAGATGCCAGACTTTAACGTATTCTACAAATACAATGCTACCTATCCTTTTTACTCTGATGGTATTTGGTTCTTAACACAAATGCGTAGATGGGGACAAATTCCTGCTCCAAAACCTGAAGGTTGGTATGCTGAAACCATTAAAAAGATTTACAGACCAGACATCTGGAAAAAAGCAGCCGATTTATTGGTAGCCGAAGGACACATTCCTGCTAGCGATGTACCAAATACAGATGGGTACAAGCCTGCCACAACCGATTTTATTGATGGTACCAAATACGACGCTAAAGACCCCATTGGCTATATCAATAGTTTCTCTATAGGAAATAAGGATAAAAAATAA
- a CDS encoding ABC transporter permease, which yields MKQSITLDKITKFMGFEFLGTLKLIFTGKIEKEDFRNFLRKVVVPLASMLLFIGLWHMGSKALYNTEAAYKIEKALTEQGQEAADAMEACIASGAVKCQPNTLPSPAQVWGSFNTLLDDHFTIRADKQAFAEKTAALNAKRIAEGKDAITYTGRPSFVDQILTSIKTVFAGFLLALLIAVPIGIVIGLSKTLRSSVNWLIQIFKPVSPVVWLLLVFMIVKTLTKDSNSDSAFIISFISVGLCSMWATLVNTAMGVSSVDKDYINVAKVLKLGTFQKVFKVILPSALPLIFTGLRITLSVSWMVLIAIELLAQSPGLGSFVWEEFQNGAIDSNSKIIVAMFIIGGIGFLLDRIMLTVQNMISFNKNDGI from the coding sequence ATGAAGCAAAGCATCACATTAGATAAGATAACCAAGTTTATGGGATTCGAATTTTTAGGAACCTTAAAATTGATATTCACTGGGAAGATTGAAAAAGAAGATTTTAGAAACTTCTTAAGAAAAGTAGTAGTGCCTCTTGCTTCCATGCTTTTATTTATAGGACTATGGCACATGGGTTCTAAAGCACTATACAATACTGAAGCCGCATACAAAATTGAAAAAGCATTAACCGAACAAGGACAGGAAGCAGCTGATGCCATGGAAGCGTGTATAGCATCGGGTGCCGTAAAATGCCAACCAAACACATTACCATCTCCTGCTCAAGTTTGGGGGTCTTTTAACACCTTATTAGACGATCATTTTACTATTAGGGCAGACAAACAAGCTTTCGCTGAAAAAACAGCTGCTTTAAATGCAAAACGAATAGCCGAAGGAAAAGATGCCATTACCTATACAGGAAGACCATCGTTTGTAGACCAAATTTTAACCAGTATTAAAACGGTTTTTGCAGGTTTTCTTTTAGCATTGCTTATTGCGGTTCCCATAGGAATTGTAATAGGGCTAAGCAAAACCTTAAGAAGCTCGGTTAACTGGTTAATTCAAATTTTCAAACCCGTATCGCCCGTAGTTTGGTTGTTATTGGTTTTTATGATTGTAAAAACATTAACCAAAGACTCAAATTCAGATAGTGCTTTCATCATCTCGTTTATTAGTGTTGGCTTATGTTCTATGTGGGCTACGTTGGTAAATACAGCCATGGGGGTATCATCGGTTGATAAAGATTATATAAACGTAGCAAAAGTATTGAAATTAGGCACCTTTCAAAAAGTATTTAAAGTGATATTACCATCGGCTTTACCATTAATTTTTACCGGATTAAGAATTACACTTTCAGTGTCTTGGATGGTGCTTATTGCTATTGAATTATTGGCTCAAAGCCCAGGTTTAGGTTCGTTTGTTTGGGAAGAATTCCAAAATGGTGCTATAGATTCTAACTCAAAAATAATTGTTGCCATGTTTATTATTGGTGGTATTGGGTTTTTGTTGGACAGAATCATGCTAACCGTTCAAAACATGATTTCTTTTAATAAGAATGATGGGATTTGA
- a CDS encoding ABC transporter ATP-binding protein, whose translation MAYLELNNIYKTYGKGEHATEVLSNINLSIEEGEFVAIVGFTGSGKTTLVNLINGLLQPTSGEVLFKGEPVVGTSHERGVIFQNYSLLPWLTVGQNVYMAVNEAFPKKSKSEINDIVAEYVEMVSLSHAINKRPKELSGGMRQRVAVARALAMKPEMIIMDEPLGALDALTRGNLQDEILNIWGKDKRTALLITNDVDEGIYMADRIIPLRPGPNATLGPEFKIDIDRPRDKTELNDNPNFKKTRNAIIEYLMDIGNERKSVSKTEYVLPELTPKDFVNRF comes from the coding sequence ATGGCATACTTAGAATTAAATAATATTTATAAAACCTACGGAAAAGGCGAACATGCTACCGAGGTACTTTCAAACATTAATTTGTCTATTGAAGAAGGTGAGTTTGTAGCTATTGTTGGATTTACTGGTAGCGGAAAAACGACCTTGGTTAACTTAATAAACGGATTGCTACAACCCACCAGTGGCGAAGTGTTATTTAAAGGCGAACCTGTTGTTGGAACAAGCCATGAGCGTGGGGTTATTTTTCAAAATTACTCTCTGTTGCCTTGGTTAACTGTGGGACAGAATGTATATATGGCCGTGAATGAGGCATTTCCTAAAAAAAGTAAGTCTGAAATAAACGACATTGTTGCTGAATATGTGGAAATGGTAAGCTTATCGCATGCTATTAACAAACGCCCGAAAGAATTATCGGGTGGTATGCGCCAACGTGTTGCGGTGGCGCGCGCTTTAGCCATGAAACCCGAAATGATTATTATGGACGAACCACTTGGCGCTTTAGATGCCCTAACACGTGGTAATTTACAAGATGAAATTTTAAACATTTGGGGAAAAGACAAACGCACTGCCCTATTGATTACCAACGATGTAGATGAAGGTATTTACATGGCAGATCGTATTATTCCACTGCGTCCAGGACCAAATGCCACTTTAGGACCTGAGTTTAAAATTGATATTGACCGCCCACGAGATAAAACGGAACTAAACGATAACCCAAATTTCAAAAAAACAAGAAACGCCATTATTGAGTATTTAATGGATATTGGAAATGAACGGAAATCAGTATCTAAAACAGAGTATGTACTTCCTGAGTTAACCCCAAAAGATTTTGTAAACCGATTTTAA
- a CDS encoding ABC transporter ATP-binding protein has protein sequence MSIITANRTTTLDDNGLFPSNEVMLDLKNLKKVYPTPKGDYVVLEDLNLQIRKEEFVTIIGHSGCGKTTMLSMIAGLNDISGGNISVLGKHIKGPGPDRGVIFQSPSLMPWMTALQNVLLGVNQVFPDATKAQRNDIAKYYLQKVGLEDAFNKRASELSQGMQQRVGIARAFAIKPKVLLLDEPFGMLDSLTRGELQDILIEIWNKEKITAVMITHDVDEAIFLADRVVMMTSGPKAKIGDILSIDFERPRTRKSVLEHDDYYKYRKHLIDFLEH, from the coding sequence ATGAGTATAATAACAGCAAATAGGACAACAACTCTAGATGATAATGGGCTTTTCCCTTCGAATGAGGTGATGTTGGATTTAAAGAACCTTAAGAAAGTATATCCAACACCAAAAGGTGATTATGTAGTTCTGGAAGATTTGAATCTTCAAATAAGAAAGGAAGAGTTCGTTACCATCATTGGACATTCCGGTTGTGGTAAAACAACCATGCTTTCCATGATTGCGGGACTTAATGACATTTCTGGAGGTAATATTTCAGTATTGGGTAAACACATAAAAGGCCCAGGCCCTGATAGAGGTGTTATTTTCCAATCACCCAGTTTAATGCCTTGGATGACGGCACTTCAAAATGTATTACTAGGCGTTAACCAAGTATTTCCAGATGCCACAAAAGCACAACGCAACGATATTGCCAAATACTATTTGCAAAAAGTAGGTTTGGAAGATGCATTTAACAAACGTGCATCCGAGCTATCCCAAGGTATGCAACAACGTGTTGGAATTGCCAGAGCTTTTGCCATAAAACCCAAAGTATTATTGCTTGACGAACCATTTGGGATGCTGGATTCTTTAACACGAGGTGAGCTTCAAGATATCTTAATTGAAATTTGGAACAAAGAAAAAATTACGGCAGTGATGATTACCCATGATGTAGATGAAGCCATCTTTTTAGCAGACCGTGTGGTAATGATGACCAGTGGCCCCAAAGCCAAAATAGGTGATATTTTAAGCATTGATTTTGAACGCCCCAGAACCCGAAAATCTGTACTGGAACACGACGATTATTACAAATACAGAAAGCACCTTATAGATTTTTTAGAACATTAA
- a CDS encoding alginate export family protein encodes MKKQYVILGLLLGCLQFAQAQFTLDGEFRPRTEYLHGFGNLIPEASEPDFFTVTRARLNAGYSTESYKIYMSIQDILLWGENPQIVHSDINNKFDLFEAWAELQLGKGWSTKLGRQVLSYDDQRILGGLDWAQQGRNHDAALIKYAKDDFALDLALAFNQDNLGAAGNLYATTPLFSYKTMQMLHLNKKFGDFTGSLLAMNTGYQNGTPGVSNLQTFGTHLNYKKGAFGVTANAYIQTGERLGEIDVKGAYDLSLDLSYKASEKVSIGAGVEVISGNDAGAGETGAFFPLYGTNHKFNGLMDYFYVGNHANTIGLVDIHLGADFKLSETSNLSVNILNFSGEQELASGEKSLGTELDLVFAKKFNGYSLVLGYSQMFAADGMYELKGITKADAADGQNWAWAMLVIKPKFLN; translated from the coding sequence ATGAAAAAACAATATGTAATTCTAGGACTTTTATTAGGCTGCTTACAATTTGCACAGGCACAATTTACATTAGATGGTGAGTTTAGACCAAGAACAGAATATCTGCACGGATTTGGGAATTTAATTCCAGAAGCTAGCGAACCAGACTTTTTTACTGTTACAAGAGCTCGATTGAATGCAGGATATTCTACCGAATCCTATAAAATCTATATGAGTATTCAGGATATTTTACTTTGGGGTGAAAATCCACAAATCGTCCATAGCGATATAAATAATAAATTCGATTTATTTGAAGCTTGGGCAGAATTGCAATTAGGTAAAGGATGGTCTACAAAACTAGGCCGTCAAGTATTATCTTATGATGACCAACGTATCCTAGGAGGTTTAGATTGGGCGCAACAAGGGCGTAACCACGATGCTGCATTAATTAAATATGCTAAAGATGATTTTGCTTTAGATCTTGCTTTGGCTTTCAATCAAGATAATTTGGGAGCTGCTGGTAATTTATATGCTACAACTCCACTTTTTTCATATAAAACTATGCAAATGTTGCATTTAAACAAGAAATTTGGAGACTTTACAGGTAGCCTTTTAGCAATGAATACAGGTTACCAAAATGGTACACCTGGGGTTTCTAATTTACAAACTTTCGGTACACATTTAAACTATAAAAAAGGTGCTTTTGGTGTAACTGCCAATGCCTACATTCAAACAGGAGAAAGACTTGGTGAAATAGATGTAAAAGGTGCATACGATTTAAGTCTTGATTTATCTTATAAAGCTTCTGAAAAAGTAAGCATTGGAGCAGGTGTTGAAGTTATTAGCGGAAATGATGCTGGTGCTGGCGAAACTGGTGCTTTCTTCCCACTTTATGGAACCAACCACAAATTCAATGGTTTAATGGATTATTTCTACGTGGGAAACCATGCCAATACTATTGGTTTAGTTGACATCCATTTGGGTGCAGATTTCAAATTAAGCGAAACATCTAATTTATCTGTAAACATATTAAACTTTAGTGGTGAGCAAGAATTAGCTAGCGGTGAAAAATCGTTAGGAACGGAATTAGATTTGGTTTTCGCTAAGAAATTCAATGGTTACAGTTTAGTATTAGGATATTCTCAAATGTTTGCTGCCGATGGTATGTATGAATTAAAAGGCATAACAAAAGCCGATGCTGCCGATGGTCAAAATTGGGCTTGGGCTATGCTGGTAATAAAACCTAAATTTTTAAACTAA
- a CDS encoding AI-2E family transporter, translated as MNSKQIANGILRAVTIIFGIVLLLWFLYKIQSVISYIAIAAVISLIGRPLVLFLERRLKFKNTIAVIVTMAILIGLFVGLAALFIPLIMKQGHNLSLLNINELQSNIKDLYIEITNYFNIYQIDLEESIKESHLLSKIDYALIPNFLNSIISGLGSFSIGLFSVLFISFFFLKDSRLFENGVLTFIPDSKELHWKNSSTKIKDLLSRYFVGLIFQILILFLIYTIGLLFIGVENAIVIAFLCALLNLVPYVGPLVGAFLMLALTMTSNLNESFSGVILPKTFWVFVVFIIGQLIDNFLSQPIIFSKSVKSHPLEIFLVILITGILFGVIGLILAVPVYTAIKVILKEFLSENKIVKKLTKDL; from the coding sequence TTGAATTCAAAACAAATTGCAAACGGCATTCTAAGGGCAGTAACCATTATTTTTGGCATTGTTTTGTTATTGTGGTTTTTATATAAAATCCAGTCCGTTATTAGCTATATTGCTATTGCGGCAGTTATTTCTTTAATAGGTAGACCATTAGTACTGTTTTTAGAGCGGCGTTTGAAGTTTAAAAACACAATAGCTGTTATTGTGACCATGGCTATACTTATAGGATTGTTTGTTGGTTTAGCAGCTTTATTTATTCCTTTAATAATGAAGCAAGGGCATAATTTGTCGTTGTTAAATATCAATGAACTTCAAAGTAATATCAAAGATTTGTATATTGAAATCACCAACTATTTTAATATATATCAAATTGATTTAGAGGAGTCCATTAAAGAATCCCACCTCTTATCTAAAATAGACTACGCACTTATACCTAACTTTTTAAACTCTATAATTAGCGGTTTGGGCAGTTTTAGCATTGGGCTTTTTTCGGTGCTATTTATTTCCTTTTTCTTTTTAAAAGACAGTCGTTTATTTGAAAATGGCGTGCTTACATTTATACCGGATAGTAAAGAGCTTCATTGGAAAAATTCTTCAACAAAAATTAAAGATTTACTCTCCCGATATTTTGTGGGTCTTATTTTTCAAATACTCATCCTATTCCTTATTTATACCATCGGGTTGCTCTTTATAGGTGTAGAAAATGCGATTGTTATTGCATTCTTATGTGCGCTACTTAACCTTGTACCTTATGTAGGGCCACTGGTTGGTGCTTTTTTAATGTTAGCACTTACCATGACAAGTAACCTAAACGAAAGTTTTAGTGGTGTTATTTTACCTAAAACATTTTGGGTATTTGTTGTTTTTATTATTGGACAATTGATTGATAATTTTTTAAGTCAACCTATCATTTTTTCAAAAAGTGTAAAATCACATCCGTTAGAAATATTTTTAGTGATTTTAATTACAGGCATATTATTTGGCGTTATTGGATTAATACTTGCAGTACCTGTATACACAGCCATAAAAGTTATTTTAAAAGAGTTTCTATCTGAAAACAAAATTGTAAAAAAACTGACTAAAGATTTATAA
- a CDS encoding class I SAM-dependent methyltransferase, with the protein MNTYILNTEIQEFIDKNLNSDIASLLLKGTNFPSIETKEIIEQIEAKKRCEKKLSTWFECKNIYYPNKLNIEQTSSEITAQYKSSLMNGESIIDLTGGFGVDCYYFSNVFKKVVHCEINEDLSKIVTHNYKQLAIQNINTEAIDGINYLKNSDKICDWIYIDPSRRHDSKGKVFFLNDCLPNVPEHLDLLFKHSKNILIKTSPLLDLSVGINELKHVKTIHVVAVNNEVKELLWVLENGFTEGISIKTINLKKNTNEVFNFSIESEKTTTSLYSKPLTYLYEPNSAILKAGGFESISNQLHVFKLHKHSHLYTSNSLIDFPGRCFKIEQTLLYNKKTIKKLGINKANITTRNFPETVEQLRKKFNIKDGGDWYLFFTTNMEDNNLMVLTKKADSFN; encoded by the coding sequence TTGAATACATATATTTTAAATACTGAAATTCAAGAATTTATTGATAAAAACTTAAATTCTGATATTGCTTCTTTATTGCTAAAAGGAACCAACTTCCCCTCTATTGAAACTAAAGAAATTATTGAACAAATTGAAGCCAAAAAGCGTTGTGAAAAGAAACTATCAACTTGGTTTGAATGTAAAAACATATACTACCCTAACAAATTAAACATTGAGCAAACTTCCTCTGAAATAACAGCTCAATATAAATCAAGCCTCATGAATGGCGAATCCATCATCGACTTAACAGGGGGTTTTGGTGTAGATTGCTATTATTTTTCAAACGTTTTTAAAAAGGTTGTACACTGTGAAATTAACGAAGATCTTTCTAAAATAGTAACACACAATTACAAACAATTAGCGATTCAAAATATAAACACAGAAGCTATAGACGGTATTAACTATTTAAAAAACAGCGACAAAATATGTGATTGGATTTATATAGACCCTTCTCGAAGACATGATAGTAAAGGCAAAGTCTTTTTTCTAAATGATTGTTTACCCAACGTGCCAGAGCATCTCGATTTATTATTCAAACATTCAAAAAACATTTTAATTAAAACATCGCCCCTCCTCGATTTATCGGTTGGTATTAACGAGCTAAAACATGTTAAAACCATTCATGTAGTAGCAGTAAATAATGAGGTTAAAGAATTACTTTGGGTTTTAGAAAACGGATTTACAGAAGGTATTTCAATTAAAACCATCAACCTTAAAAAAAACACAAATGAAGTTTTTAATTTTTCTATAGAAAGCGAAAAAACAACAACTTCTTTATATAGCAAACCACTCACCTATTTATACGAACCCAACAGTGCCATTTTAAAAGCTGGCGGCTTCGAGTCTATTAGTAACCAATTGCATGTTTTTAAGCTTCACAAACATTCACATTTATACACAAGTAATAGCTTAATAGATTTTCCTGGAAGGTGTTTTAAAATTGAACAAACACTACTTTATAATAAAAAAACTATAAAAAAGTTAGGCATAAATAAAGCCAATATTACCACGCGAAACTTTCCCGAAACGGTAGAACAACTCCGAAAAAAATTCAATATTAAAGATGGTGGCGATTGGTATTTGTTTTTTACTACCAACATGGAAGATAACAACCTAATGGTGCTAACAAAAAAAGCAGATTCATTTAACTAA
- a CDS encoding fumarylacetoacetate hydrolase family protein produces MKILAIGKNYVNNKEEIIDNKTGNQIIFSKPESSLVRDNKDVVYPSFTNQLNYEIELVIKIGKKGKDIRLEDAASYISEIGVGIDYTAKDVFNACRETKGPWDLGKGFDGAAPISKFKPVSNFPKLNDINFNLVINGDEKQVGNTALMIYTFSDIIAFISKYMTLEPDDLIFTGTPAVGAGEIFKGDHLQCFIEGELLLDFKMI; encoded by the coding sequence ATGAAAATTCTGGCTATCGGAAAAAACTACGTAAATAATAAAGAAGAAATCATTGACAATAAAACAGGAAATCAAATTATATTTTCTAAGCCAGAATCGAGTCTTGTAAGAGACAATAAAGATGTGGTTTATCCTAGCTTTACCAATCAATTAAATTATGAAATTGAGTTGGTAATTAAAATTGGAAAAAAAGGTAAAGACATTCGTTTAGAAGATGCTGCTTCTTACATTTCAGAAATTGGTGTTGGTATCGATTATACCGCTAAAGATGTTTTTAATGCTTGTAGAGAAACCAAGGGGCCTTGGGATTTAGGTAAAGGTTTTGATGGTGCTGCGCCTATTTCTAAATTCAAACCCGTATCTAATTTTCCTAAATTGAACGATATTAATTTCAATTTAGTAATAAATGGAGATGAAAAACAAGTTGGAAACACCGCGTTAATGATTTACACATTCAGCGATATTATAGCCTTTATTTCCAAATACATGACTTTAGAACCTGATGATTTAATATTTACAGGAACGCCTGCCGTAGGTGCAGGTGAAATTTTTAAAGGAGACCATCTGCAATGTTTTATTGAAGGAGAATTGCTTTTAGATTTTAAAATGATATAA